The genome window TAGGTTTGAAGCCTGTTTTTCTTCCAGAGCATGACATTTCCTCCACCATGACATTGGGTACAGTATGATGATGTTAGCATTGCCTTTTAGACCAGTCATACACAATAAGCTATAATTTTgcattcacacattcacacatttgaGCTATACTGGATGCCCTAACAAGAAACGTTCTTCATATTCAGTTTATAAAATAGCACTTGATCCAGCACATCATAATATTTTGTCTGTAATATAGTATTCTGTAATTAGTATTATTTCAGTTAATTCATAATTTCatccattatacagtacatttcagtACTTGAAATAAATGTCATAATAGCCtcatttatgaaataaatagttcCTTTATGTGGCATCGGTCTTCAGTGTATTTAAAGACCTAAAACCTTGATTTCAGCATGACATGTTTTGGTTAAATCAAGCTTTTAGTGGGACAGGATTAATACTGATCCCTGCTTGGAATTGTGGCGGCATGTTGTTCTTTAATGCTGACTTTATATCAGCTGAATATTTCAACTAGATAGGCCAGTAAATAATGAATGTACCAACAGCATTGTGTAAAGTGTAAGTGACTCTGAACGTCCCTTAATTTTTTATAGTGACTAATGATCTGACTTTTAACTCTAAGCCACCTTTTGTCATGTGTGCGGATGACTTAGGCTGTACGTTACGTGtgatatttatatgtaaatactgtatgtggataACGTGCCATGATAGGCGCGGAGCTCCTGCTTTATTCAGATCATTTACCAAGCATAAGTAATGGAAGTGAGGccacacactttctctcattgttagaaataaacatgcatacccaccagtcaaaaaaaaagctaaatgaaGTTAATGCATGTGTGATGTGTAGTATTGTTTGCATCAGTTTGTTAAAATGAAGTATCTTGTCTGCAGAAATTCAGAAGGAGAGTTCAGGAATCCACTCAGGTGCTCCGTGAGCTGGAAATTTCACTCCGAACCAATCACATCGGGTGAGTCTCAGTTTGGCAGACAATCTGATTTATGGGttcttttaaaaagcaaaaagatcgATTTCAATATTGCAAAGGGTCTCTCTGGTTTAGGTTCTataacagcattaaataaaataagataacgTGTGACTCATAATAAATAAGTGCTAAACCAATTGTTATGTGCATGCTTTTCTAGGGGAAAAAATCCCAgaacaacagttaaacagtttTAATCCCCCCTATACTAAGCCTGCAAACATTATACAGCCCTACCGAACACTGCAGCAGTTTAGGAATTATGTGCAATATGTTTCATCTGTATATAGTTATGTTTAATGATCCTTGGAACAAGTTGTTACTCATTGGCAAAAGTTTGTGGAAATCTGAcaatcacacccatatgtgcgCCTTTCCCAACCTGTTAGAAGCACATAATTGTCTAGGATGGTTTTGTATGCTATGGTATAACAGTTTTCCTTTTTGGGGAACTACCTGGCCCAAATATGTTCTAGCATTAGAGTGCACCTGTGCACATAGCAAAATCTATGAAGACATTATCTGCCCGgaacctcaaccccattgaacACACATGGgaagaattttaaatgaaatgtacacAAATCCCTATAGTCACTTTAAAAATTCCTAGTAGAGTAAAGATTACTGTAAGTATAGCAagaaataatgtataaatatgaGTGAGGTGTctacaaacttttggccacatagAGTATGTTTTGCAGCTGTAATCAGCTATTGCATCACCagcttatatttttattttattattgaaattaataagacaaaacaaaaacaagcagcCTTCCAAACAAAATTAATGCTTTTCTTATGGTTGTAAAAAGCACTGACAtcggagactccttccaaataTACATACAGAAAAGGTCTCTATTTTAACAAACTAAAATGATTTCGGTAAGTTTCTTTATTTTGCATCATCCATACAATACATAATTTTGTTAGTCACCACTATAAAAATcgttataatattatataccgAATAAAATTCTGACCAGTCAAACCTCTCATTTAAGAGCACTCTAATGTCAttcaattttacttttaaatttagTGTTAGAATTAGTGGCTCTTAATGTTGTAATGCAAATTAACTTGTCGGGATCTGAATATTGCTATTACTACTATTGTataatttttgtctgtttgaaGGTGAGCTAGAAATATCATAGAGCTTTTGAGATTGTGTTGTACAGTGTTCTTCCTGTGCTCTCAGGTGGGTAAGAGAGTTTCTGAATGAAGAGAACCAAGGCCTGGATGTACTGGTGGAGTACCTATCCTTTGCACAATATGCTGTTACGTAAGTCTTTtttctctgccttttttttctgtattgcaCTCTTTATCTATAAGCTTGTATAAATTCTAGACatgtattttttacatacatCACTTCTTCAGCTTTGATGGAGATGCAGCAGAAAGTACGAGTGGAGAGGCGTCAGTGGAGACTCCGTGGAGCAGATCTATAGAAGATCTACATGGTGACACTAATCTGCCCTCGCCAGTCAGCAGCAGCAGTATTCAGCGGTCGACACGACACTCGTTAAGGTAAatcacagagaaagaaaaaatggacaCGGTTATTTTGGCATAACTAGTAATTCTACAttgaacatttattattttaattcatgttAATATTTTGGTTAGATgcagcactgtggcttagtggttagctctgtcactttgcacctccagggtctgggttcaattcccaccttgggtctgtgtgcagttTTCATGATCTCCCCATGTAAATTAGAcctattggcgttcccaaattgcctgtagtgtgtgtgtgtgtgtgtgtgtgtgtgtgtaccctgcgatggattggcccccctgtccaggttgtaccccgcACCCTTGCATAGGATAAAGTACAATGATTTGGGTTAGACTCTTAATCaaacattgctttttttttttaggtccaACACTCTTCCCAGCCGTAGGACGCTGAAAAATTCACGTTTGGTTTGTAAGAAGGATGACGTGCACGTCTGCGTCATGTGTCTCAGAGCCATTATGAACTACCAGGTATGTAAATCAGAAATAACTTGTTCTTTATGGATCTTTTGGTGGACTAATAGCCATTTTTGAAACTGAATCCTTTCTCTTATATTTCGTGTATGTAGTATGGCTTCAACATGGTCATGTCACATCCGCATGCGGTAAATGAAATTGCTCTGAGCCTCAACAACAAAAATCCAAGGTAAGATACATTCAAACTATAGGCCAAACAGaataaataatctgtttttttttttttataatacttttcTTCAAACGAATATAAATCTTTATCTGCTTTCGGATcctaaatgcaaaatatttaagTGCCAAATTAACATAATCAGGTGAACCCATGTAGCCAGTCTGATTGGAACTGGAGCCATGGGTACAAGAAACTTAGTTAGCTGTGCTTTACTAGAATTATCTGATAATGATAACTGAGACTGACTGGAATGAACTTTCACTGGACAACTAAATCTCCGTATTAATGGGATTTAATTAAGAGGAGTCAGAGTATGAACAGGTAAAGCTACGCCGCACGCATTAGGGATAACGCCCAGGGACGCTGTGTCGCACAGTGGTGGTGGAACTCTTAATTTGAAATCAGCTCCCAGAGTAGACCTCAATAATCTGTCCTGGACCTTGTTAAGTCTGAAGTATACTacacagggtgctccctactccctgctccaTGTGTAGTAAAGGGAACGTCTCTTGACAAAACTCCGCCGTTCGGACCACCCTGCAACGTCACCAGCGCAAACGCTACTCCGtctgtgcgttaccatggtaacatgaGCACCTCGGAAACCTGTCGCTGCTGCGGTGGAAATTTTACactatggacattaaatattgaatatttattaaaataaaaaatgatattaTTATAGAACAAATATTATTGCTACGTGTAtagattattaatttttttttaaataatttacaaaatgtaagaagatttatttccttttttttgtattacagattactagcctatataatacttaagtatttcttgtttaaattaaaatataaattattgtgtcctactAATATGTAATCCAATTTTTCAACAcgttgttcagttgttccctACACCGTTCGCAGAACTGAGCAGTATTGCTCACTGCGGTTTAGAATCACACATAACATGGCTGCACCCTGTGCATTACACCTCTCAGAGTACCTCAGGCCAATCAGAACGCACCTACAGTTGGGCTTTTGTCTTGCACCTGATATCTTGCCTGTAATGTTGTTACCTGTTGTTGTTAATGTTCGGAGTTTCATACCACTGCGAGGATCATTTTGGTTCTTGTGTTggcttttctttattaaaagtcACTTGTGCAGTTATGTCTAGCCTGCCATCCTTCATTCCTGGCAGCGTGGCACTGGCGAGTTTCAGAACCTGCcagataaaaaaagattaaaaaaggaaatacataatgtcattaataaagttaataatgtaattaaaatgtatctCTTTTATTGTTTAGCAATTTATTTCATGCAGCACCAAAATACATTGACTGTGGACAAAACATAAGATTACAGGAGCACACATGATAGTACAGAAGGGCTGCGTTCAGTAAAAGGAGCAGAATTAAAGATTACTGCATGCCTTTTCGACTGTCTGGATAAAActagtcacaaaataaaaatattgggTGTATTGGCAACCATTTTAGTCACCATATGGTTATAGTATGATGGGTCTAGCAGGTGGGTTGGTTCTAGCGTTCTGTTGAATCTTGCACACTTGGTGCTTAAGTGAGCATGACTGGGAAGCTTTCTGTTGGAGTGAATGCAATTGGTCACAATTGTCTGGGATAATTGGAGGGAATGGTTAGACTTTCTGGTCAGTTTTCTACTGGTGTAGGAAAGATAAGTCAACCTTTCTGCTGGAGCAGGGTGAGATTAGTGGCATTTCTACAAGAGGTTTGGCCCAGTCGAACTTGCCTGTCAAACAATGCTGAAGCAGACGGGGTTGGTCTGATTGTCTGCAGTACCATTAGTCAAAACTTTTATGGGACTTAACAGTGTTGATCAAACTTTCTGCAGGAGTTTTGATGGCTGGTAAAAAATTTGGTGGCAGTGAATGgctttgatttttctttctcagtTGATTAAAGTGTTTGCGAACAGTCTATTCTAGTTCTAAATAGCTACATATTGTAAGCACGCTGATTCTTTTTACCCCGAATTAGCAAACTAAGacactaaaataaaacacttctaaTCACCTTGCTGCACACCAGTGGAAATCAGTGGATCCCACTGTGGCCAGAGCGGGAACCAGACCTTTAACTAATCAGGACCTGTGACTTGCAGGCTGGTGCAAGCCTGTTTGGTTGGGCTCAATTCACGGTGATGTACATTAGAACATGCTGCCTGATGTTAACAGGAGCTAATTACTtctggtttgtgtgtgtcttgtaCTGACTAGGACCAAAGCCTTGGTTCTGGAGCTCCTGGCTGCTGTGTGTCTCGTGAGAGGCGGGCATGAGATCATCCTGGCTGCCTTCGACCATTTCAAAGAGGTACTTGAGCCATCAGTTCAACTccattttttttactccatTTATTAATGTAGCAATGTTTTTGCAAGTTTTCTCATGTTCAGGATTAGAAGCTAATGATGTTTTTGTTTGATCTAAACTCATTTCTGGTCTTCTAGGTCTGTTCCGAGTCCCAGCGGTTTGAGAAGCTAATGGAGGATTTTAAAAACGAAGACAACAATATTGATTTCATGGTGGGTTAATGTAAGAATCCTCTCATCCTAATGGCTCTCTGTGTTCATTTGCACCACTAATGATTCGTGCCATTCCTTCGTAGGTGGCATGCATGCAGTTCATCAACATTGTGGTGCACTCTGTAGAAGACATGAATTTTCGAGTTCACCTTCAGTACGACTTCACCAAGCTTGCGCTGGATGATTATCTGGAAGTAAGAcacttttagacattttatttaattttttaatttaacaaagaGTATGTTGCTGATCGAAGCTCCGTCATCTccatgttgccactgttgggccaaCAGCCCTTACTAATCCTGTTACAGAACAGATCCTTACCTTTATATAGTGTATAATAGACATTAATAAGCATGGTtttgattatactgtattacattatatttgatTATATTCATTGTGGTGAGAGTGCCTCATGCTAGCCGCAGGAACCCAGACAATGAAACATTTTCAGAGCATAATTCACCAAAAACACTTAAAAGCTCATACattttactttgtgtgtgtgtgtgtgtgtgtgtatgtctgtgtgtgtagagattGAAACACACAGAGAGTGATAAGCTACAGGTGCAGATCCAGGCGTACCTGGATAACCTGTTCGATGTGGGCACGCTGCTGGAGGATGCCGAAACCAAAAACGCAGCACTGGAACGAGTGGAGGAGCTGGAAGAGAATCTGTCACATGTATGGAAAAtacatctttttttctctctgtttttacCACCATTTAAATATcacgtatatacagtatgtgcagaaaaatacaaaatccaACATGTGCATTTAGTCAATTTCTAAATATGGACTGACTATTCTAAATAATGCATCCAATAATACATGGAATCTAAGTAAGACAGTGAATGTATGAGTGTGTCACAGAAGTAAGTAATAAGTAAAATAGATGTGACCGTTTGCACAGTGTGTTGGAACATTGCCATGTCTGTTAACAGTTACTACACTTTGACCACCAAATGCATTGCTTTATTAGTCACTATACTAATTGCGCACGAATGCAAGATGAATTGTCTGATTaggaaattacattaaaatggaCAGATCAGTACAATGCTAgaatattaatgcatttttatctGTAGATGTAATCCCGTTCTTCCTCTGTAAAGGAAAGCTTTGTGAATAGCGTTCTGATGGTAACCCTGTTATTGGCGTCTGTTATTTCTCTTTTGCTAGATGACAGACAAGCTGCTGGACACAGAGAATGAGGCCATGTCTAAGATCGTAGAGCTGGAAAAGCAACTGATGCAGAAGAACAAGGAGCTGGACTCCCTTAGGGTAGGGCctaagtgaaataaataaataaataaataaacaaacctcCAAATTGAGTTGGgactatttcttaaaaaaaaaaaaaaaaaacatccatgtACTGCagtgtattttatatatgtagTTACAATCAAAGCTAACGATCATGAGTGTGGcgaaattattgttatttttagccTTTCTTTTCCACCTTTCCTTTTTCTGTGGACATTTGTAGAACATAAAAAATGCTTCTATACctatatgcattttatttacagtttagaTTTGATCTAAAACTTGCAAGCTGAAATCAGAGTGATAAAAAGGAACGGTTcttaatgaaaatgaaactaAACTATAATGTAACCCCTTGATTTAAATTCTGAGTGGTTAtgtgccttttttatttaaaaaaaaaaggacattttttatgagaaaaaTTTATAAGAAATTGGAAAGTGTATTTTGAAATCAGTAACGTAACTTTTATAtactttgtataaaaaaatatataattaaaatatacactGCTTGGtcaaaaagtcaccatttcagatGGGGTAAAATATTGGGCTGCAATAACCGAAGAAAACAACCAGGGGCATTTGAAGTTACTGGACCCGGGTTCAACAcaagaacccttcaacacattatcaaaacctggaaagaTGGTGCAGAACCATCAACTTTCTGCAGCATGAAGATTGGAGCAACATTTGGAAAAAAgccatgtggtctaatgagttggtcaggtctaggctcagcaacgttatgtggcaataaaaagaattcagctgatgatctgaatgtactgaatgaccagggtatcacatcaatattgaatgatttttaacttatttatttgcttttgttATCCAGGCTGTGTACAGGGACGCCAGTTCGCAGGTACACTCGCTCCGGCGCATAGTACGTGAAAAGGATGAAGCCATCCAGAAGCAGTCCAGGCTGGAGAAGAAGATTCACGAGCTTGAGCGGCGTGGTAGCCTGCAGATCCAGGTGAGGGGGGAGGGAGATGGTGAAGGAGAAACCTCCCCTCTTCCCTCTCCCCCTCAGCCCATGCCTCTCTCACCGTGCCCTGATGCCATGGTCCAGGCTGGCGCAGGTGCCAGCAGCTCATACACATCTGCTTCACAGACTGGAACCCTGAGGAAGGTGGCCACccctccacctcctccaccaccacctcctccaccaccacccaTGCCTGACTCCACCTGTGAGTAAAACAAAGCAGGCAAATGATctagatttatttgttttatttaggaacaaaaaaaactgtatactAGACAGTTTACTTTAACAGAAgactaaaaatattattattaatattattgcatTATTGAAAATGGCTTTAATTATGTTAgaagttttatattttgtttttattattatacctcAGTAAATTGAATTAAGCtggttttataaataatatattattcctGTCATGCAGTACCTAACGGACCATCGGCTGTCACTGccccgcctcctcctcctccacctccacccCCTCCTCCACCCCCTCCTCTTGGGCGGGCCATGGAGTTGTCCACCCCACTTCCCCCACCTCCTCCCCCTATAGCCCCTCCCCTTCCTGGCTGTGGCACACCCACAGTCATATTCAACTCTGGTCTAACAGGTATGTGCTATAATCTACAGCATCTGTACGTATATGTGAAGACTATTTATCTCTGGGTTTTCATCTAagctatttatttctgtttctgctgaatgaatgaatataatccttagcacatttatttccTTTACTTTTGACTGTTTTTTGCTTGCTTGAATTACCTGTTTGTTTTACTCTCTAAACCTTTCTGCTATTATctacttttttatcttttcctcCCTGCCCTCAAAGATGGACCAATCAAGCTCTTCTGTAGGTTTCCTCTGTTTTGGTGAtctttgttgtgtttatttctttgttttgtggccaccaattattattattattattattattatcattgttattattattgttattattattcattttcatcAACTAACCTGCCTTTTTGTACGTGTATACataataaattcaattcaattttttttgtatagcgcatttaacaatggtcattgtcgcaaatcaGCTCtatagaatcaaaagaaaattatggaaatgtgtatgaaatatgagaaaataggtatgaatatactgtatttacagaaATGAATTCCAACTGTCTGATGGTCACATGTGCATCTTTTGTCTCTTCCAGCGGTGAAGATTAAAAAGCCAATCAAGACCAAGTTCCGGATGCCGGTCTTTAACTGGGTGGCTCTGAAACCTAATCAGATCAATGGCACTGTCTTTAATGAGATTGATGATGAAAAGATTCTAGAGGTAATAAGTCATCTGGGACTTTTACCTTCCTCTCACAACCATAGCAACATGCACAACAAGTGCTTAAATCCTATTATTACATGTCAGGTCATGACCTTAATTAGCATGATACTCCAGGGGTGGACAAGTGAGAAATTCATTAGGTTACCAACTGGACATGCGAATGCTCTAATGTGCTGCCTGGTCAGATAAACGTAATAAATTCCTTTTCAGAGaacaacttaaaaataaaattaggtcAGTCGCATAGAATTAAATTTGATGTGATTTGTCATGCTTCTGTTTGTCTGTAATTGCCAGGACCTGAATGTGGACGAGTTTGAGGAGATGTTTAAGACCAAAGCACAGGGTCCATCTGTGGATATGACCATGAGCAAGCAGAAGGCACCGCAAAAAGGCCCCAGTAAAGTGTCACTACTGGAGGCCAACAGGGCCAAAAACCTGGCCATCACACTACGCAAAGCAGGAAAGAGCCCTGAGGAGATCTGCAAAGCAATTCAGTCGTGCGTATACTCCTCTGCAGTCCTCCTCAGACCTACAACCAAATATCATTACATGAGCAAAATCTTTCCATTCACGTATAAATTTTTGGGAAATGGGTTTGTTTCGTTCGGAATATGCAGAAAATCcacttccttttctttctttgctaGGTTCGATCTGCGCACCGTGCCCGTGGACTTCGCAGAGTGCCTGATGCGCTTCATGCCGACCGAAACCGAGGTGAAGACGTTGCGGCAGTATGAGAGGGAGCGGCGGCCCTTAGCGGAACTGACCGATGAGGACCGCTTCATGATGATGTTCAGCAAGATCGAACGGCTGCCTCAAAGAATGACGATCATGGCCTTCATGGGCAACTTTAGTGACAGCCTGCAGATGCTTACACCGGTGAGAGGGGTAGAGCAATATATATAGAAGGTGATACTTTTATTATGCATAGATGAAGAGGAGTTTGGAAGGGAAGGAGGTTGAGGCAGATTGATGAGATTAtgtgtgccctacgatggattggcaccccatccaggtgGCTCAGGCTCAGATCACAGGTTctcaggctccaggcccccctgtaTACACGATAAggcggtatagagaatgagtgagtgtaaaTATGCATGTGCCCTTAGATGAACTAGCATGCCAGGCTGTACTCCCACCAGAAGTGTTCGGCTCTGGATTCACCGCACCACTGACCAGTAAAAAGCGGTTACTAAAGTTGAATGAATGGGTACAAATGGTAGATGAAGATAGATGGAAGGTGGAGGGATGCACTGAGATGATAATGGATCAATGGGTGGCAATGAATTAAACCATTAGTGGATGGATAAATGCACAGCagtcaaaaaatataaaaattcatAGGAATCATGAATAACACGACAGTGTACAGGATGGTTTAAAGAAGAAACGGATAAAAGGATGGATGGACGATCTGCCGGAGGAGAAGATGTATGATGAGTTAAACACTGTATAAATAAGTAAGGGAATAATGATTAAACACCACTCCATAATCTTGATATGGGAGGATGACATAATGGCTAGAGGGACAAGACGAAAGCATGTACATGACGGAGAAGACGATGAATAGATTACAAGAAGTGCATCCTGTTCTAAATCCCGAATGGATATGGATATTTATACcaacatccattttttttttcttttctagcaACTTCATGCAATCATTGCTGCATCGGTGTCAATTAAATCTTCCCAGAAGTTGAAGAAGATTCTTGAAGTAAGTTTACGGAGcttgtatttaaaatttctaCAATTCCCTATCTCACTATGTACATTCATTTATCCTTTATTTCTCAGATCATTCTGGCTCTGGGGAACTATATGAACAGCAGTAAGAGAGGAGCTGTGTATGGCTACAAGCTTCAGAGTTTAGATCTGGTGAGTTTCGATCTTCTGCTACTTAGAGTGTTTCACATATACTGTGTTCAATCTCTTTGACTCACGCCTTTGCAGCGTTTTAGTGCTGTAATTTAACTATGATTTCTCATGAAAGTGGATTGTTACATAAATGATCACTACCAGGAGGCACAGACTGAGCCAAAGCATGGAAATGCAGTCCTGGATAACATGATCAGCAaaccaaatgagaaaaaaaatgccatgggtgataaataaaatgttttacatatcTAATTATCTAGCAATTTATTGAGCACTAGGGTTATTTTTGTACccacttggaaaaaaaattcttcctttttcaCTGTCACTGACCATTGAACGAAACAaactgaaatatgaaataactCGTGAATAATGAAGCATGTTTTGTGCACAGCAGATTTTGTCCTCCGTTTTGTGCTCTGCACACTTATTCCTACTATGTTTGAAatgtcttttatcttttttttttattgttttttatcataGCTCCTAGACACCAAATCCACAGACAGGAAGCAGACCCTTCTGCACTACATCGCTAATGTGGTGAGGGAGAAATACGCTGCTGTCAGCATGTTCCACAATGAACTTCATTATGTAGAGAAAGCTGCTGCTGGTAAGACTCGATTTATTATcaccaaacaaaaaatatgcacCAAAGTAAAGCAGTTTGTTGCAAATGGATCACTAATATAGACCCAAATCTCATCTGTTGCATCATGCTACAACTGAACATAATTTTTCAGTCTGTAAAGAAAGtacacatttcatttaaggtcccatgaaataaaataaacagattaacaaagtaaaatattaggAATGCATGTATAATATGCATATCACGCAAGAGTGAATAAAACATGCAGAAATGTgataacactttttttattttaccaatcTGAGGACTGAAACAGAATGTCCTGAGgtattttatttctatctttATTAAAGCATGagatttaatgaattaaaattatgGTACATAAGTAAGACCATTTTGCTGCTTTTATCCCTTACATCATAACAGCTATAACTGTGATGTTCTAATGAAGCTACAcacaatataattaaataatttagggCCGATAGCAGCTTTGAGGATTAAGGCACTAAGATACTGATCGTaaggttggtggttcaagcCCCTTGTAGAGACTGAGCCAATGTGAGT of Clarias gariepinus isolate MV-2021 ecotype Netherlands chromosome 6, CGAR_prim_01v2, whole genome shotgun sequence contains these proteins:
- the fmnl2b gene encoding formin-like protein 2 isoform X4 encodes the protein MGNAESVDAQLTDFRARNKPPKLPMPDPAELEERFSIALNSMNLPPDKVRLLRQYDNEKKWELICDQERFQVKNPPHTYIQKLRGFLDPAVTRKKFRRRVQESTQVLRELEISLRTNHIGWVREFLNEENQGLDVLVEYLSFAQYAVTFDGDAAESTSGEASVETPWSRSIEDLHGDTNLPSPVSSSSIQRSTRHSLRSNTLPSRRTLKNSRLVCKKDDVHVCVMCLRAIMNYQYGFNMVMSHPHAVNEIALSLNNKNPRTKALVLELLAAVCLVRGGHEIILAAFDHFKEVCSESQRFEKLMEDFKNEDNNIDFMVACMQFINIVVHSVEDMNFRVHLQYDFTKLALDDYLERLKHTESDKLQVQIQAYLDNLFDVGTLLEDAETKNAALERVEELEENLSHMTDKLLDTENEAMSKIVELEKQLMQKNKELDSLRAVYRDASSQVHSLRRIVREKDEAIQKQSRLEKKIHELERRGSLQIQVRGEGDGEGETSPLPSPPQPMPLSPCPDAMVQAGAGASSSYTSASQTGTLRKVATPPPPPPPPPPPPPMPDSTLPNGPSAVTAPPPPPPPPPPPPPPPLGRAMELSTPLPPPPPPIAPPLPGCGTPTVIFNSGLTAVKIKKPIKTKFRMPVFNWVALKPNQINGTVFNEIDDEKILEDLNVDEFEEMFKTKAQGPSVDMTMSKQKAPQKGPSKVSLLEANRAKNLAITLRKAGKSPEEICKAIQSFDLRTVPVDFAECLMRFMPTETEVKTLRQYERERRPLAELTDEDRFMMMFSKIERLPQRMTIMAFMGNFSDSLQMLTPQLHAIIAASVSIKSSQKLKKILEIILALGNYMNSSKRGAVYGYKLQSLDLLLDTKSTDRKQTLLHYIANVVREKYAAVSMFHNELHYVEKAAAVSLENVLLDVRELQRGMDLTRREYSMHGHNTLLKDFIHHNETRLKKLQDDARISQDAFDEVVKYFGESPKTMPPSVFFPVFVRFVKAYRQADEENEQRKKQEQLMMEKRLEQEAMMEEQEGQQSPSHKGKRQQQELIAELRKRQGKDSRHVYEGKDGAIEDIITDLRSHPFRRADAARRSGRNSFERQSLHLLRVATIC
- the fmnl2b gene encoding formin-like protein 2 isoform X1, which codes for MGNAESVDAQLTDFRARNKPPKLPMPDPAELEERFSIALNSMNLPPDKVRLLRQYDNEKKWELICDQERFQVKNPPHTYIQKLRGFLDPAVTRKKFRRRVQESTQVLRELEISLRTNHIGWVREFLNEENQGLDVLVEYLSFAQYAVTFDGDAAESTSGEASVETPWSRSIEDLHGDTNLPSPVSSSSIQRSTRHSLRSNTLPSRRTLKNSRLVCKKDDVHVCVMCLRAIMNYQYGFNMVMSHPHAVNEIALSLNNKNPRTKALVLELLAAVCLVRGGHEIILAAFDHFKEVCSESQRFEKLMEDFKNEDNNIDFMVACMQFINIVVHSVEDMNFRVHLQYDFTKLALDDYLERLKHTESDKLQVQIQAYLDNLFDVGTLLEDAETKNAALERVEELEENLSHMTDKLLDTENEAMSKIVELEKQLMQKNKELDSLRAVYRDASSQVHSLRRIVREKDEAIQKQSRLEKKIHELERRGSLQIQVRGEGDGEGETSPLPSPPQPMPLSPCPDAMVQAGAGASSSYTSASQTGTLRKVATPPPPPPPPPPPPPMPDSTLPNGPSAVTAPPPPPPPPPPPPPPPLGRAMELSTPLPPPPPPIAPPLPGCGTPTVIFNSGLTDGPIKLFSVKIKKPIKTKFRMPVFNWVALKPNQINGTVFNEIDDEKILEDLNVDEFEEMFKTKAQGPSVDMTMSKQKAPQKGPSKVSLLEANRAKNLAITLRKAGKSPEEICKAIQSFDLRTVPVDFAECLMRFMPTETEVKTLRQYERERRPLAELTDEDRFMMMFSKIERLPQRMTIMAFMGNFSDSLQMLTPQLHAIIAASVSIKSSQKLKKILEIILALGNYMNSSKRGAVYGYKLQSLDLLLDTKSTDRKQTLLHYIANVVREKYAAVSMFHNELHYVEKAAAVSLENVLLDVRELQRGMDLTRREYSMHGHNTLLKDFIHHNETRLKKLQDDARISQDAFDEVVKYFGESPKTMPPSVFFPVFVRFVKAYRQADEENEQRKKQEQLMMEKRLEQEAMMEEQEGQQSPSHKGKRQQQELIAELRKRQGKDSRHVYEGKDGAIEDIITDLRSHPFRRADAARRSGRNSFERQSLHLLRVATIC
- the fmnl2b gene encoding formin-like protein 2 isoform X3, which codes for MGNAESVDAQLTDFRARNKPPKLPMPDPAELEERFSIALNSMNLPPDKVRLLRQYDNEKKWELICDQERFQVKNPPHTYIQKLRGFLDPAVTRKKFRRRVQESTQVLRELEISLRTNHIGWVREFLNEENQGLDVLVEYLSFAQYAVTFDGDAAESTSGEASVETPWSRSIEDLHGDTNLPSPVSSSSIQRSTRHSLRSNTLPSRRTLKNSRLVCKKDDVHVCVMCLRAIMNYQYGFNMVMSHPHAVNEIALSLNNKNPRTKALVLELLAAVCLVRGGHEIILAAFDHFKEVCSESQRFEKLMEDFKNEDNNIDFMVACMQFINIVVHSVEDMNFRVHLQYDFTKLALDDYLERLKHTESDKLQVQIQAYLDNLFDVGTLLEDAETKNAALERVEELEENLSHMTDKLLDTENEAMSKIVELEKQLMQKNKELDSLRAVYRDASSQVHSLRRIVREKDEAIQKQSRLEKKIHELERRGSLQIQVRGEGDGEGETSPLPSPPQPMPLSPCPDAMVQAGAGASSSYTSASQTGTLRKVATPPPPPPPPPPPPPMPDSTLPNGPSAVTAPPPPPPPPPPPPPPPLGRAMELSTPLPPPPPPIAPPLPGCGTPTVIFNSGLTDGPIKLFSVKIKKPIKTKFRMPVFNWVALKPNQINGTVFNEIDDEKILEDLNVDEFEEMFKTKAQGPSVDMTMSKQKAPQKGPSKVSLLEANRAKNLAITLRKAGKSPEEICKAIQSFDLRTVPVDFAECLMRFMPTETEVKTLRQYERERRPLAELTDEDRFMMMFSKIERLPQRMTIMAFMGNFSDSLQMLTPQLHAIIAASVSIKSSQKLKKILEIILALGNYMNSSKRGAVYGYKLQSLDLLLDTKSTDRKQTLLHYIANVVREKYAAVSMFHNELHYVEKAAAVSLENVLLDVRELQRGMDLTRREYSMHGHNTLLKDFIHHNETRLKKLQDDARISQDAFDEVVKYFGESPKTMPPSVFFPVFVRFVKAYRQADEENEQRKKQEQLMMEKRLEQEAMMEEQEGQQSPSHKGKRQQQELIAELRKRQGKDSRHVYEGKDGAIEDIITVLKTVPFTARSAKRGSRFFCDPTHSEDFHY